One Campylobacter concisus DNA segment encodes these proteins:
- the lolA gene encoding LolA-like outer membrane lipoprotein chaperone, whose translation MRKFLVASLVAVCSFGAGLNFKSLQSDFTQTVFSEGKSINYKGRFYAKNDNTALWIYESPTPKRIYFNKERVIVIEDELEQAIISKLDDTPNLTQILAHAEQIQPTLYKAIYDGVEYFITIKNTLPTTIDYKDKLSNKIKITLSNPVKDALIPQETLTPVIPQGYDIVNQ comes from the coding sequence ATGAGAAAATTTCTAGTTGCATCTCTCGTTGCAGTTTGCTCATTTGGTGCTGGCTTAAATTTCAAAAGTCTTCAAAGTGACTTTACGCAAACTGTATTTAGCGAAGGCAAAAGCATAAACTATAAGGGTAGATTTTACGCAAAAAACGACAATACTGCACTTTGGATATATGAAAGTCCAACGCCAAAGAGAATTTATTTTAACAAAGAGCGTGTGATCGTGATTGAGGACGAGCTTGAACAAGCTATCATTTCAAAGCTTGATGATACGCCAAATTTGACGCAAATCTTGGCTCATGCTGAGCAAATTCAACCAACACTTTACAAAGCGATATATGACGGAGTTGAGTACTTTATAACTATCAAAAACACGCTTCCAACGACGATTGACTATAAAGATAAACTTTCAAATAAAATAAAAATAACTCTAAGCAACCCAGTAAAAGACGCGCTCATACCACAAGAGACGCTAACTCCGGTTATCCCGCAAGGTTACGATATAGTAAATCAATAA